ttccccctatttgCTTTTATGTCTTATGATTTACTTTTTGGTTGTGTGGTTGCTTGTGGCGGTCTGCATGTTTTGACTCTTTTGGCCGCTGCTCTTGTTTCATGAAAAACTGTGAACATGGCCACAATGTTTTATACTGttcttatttaatgtttaatggtGCTGGTTCCATCCTTTCTAACAGAACTTTTTAGATGTTAACACATAAATGTACAGTTACTCTTCCACCATACAGAGAAAAGAGGCCTCAGAATGTGTTATGGAGGTCTCTGCAGCCAAATATCATAACATATGATATCGGTAATAGTCTGTTTTTAGTACTTCTGATTGGCCAGCATCATCTTCTTTGTGAGGTTGGCTTACATGACCTTAAAGTTAGGGGTTTTTTGCTGCCTGTTGGTTTAGCGTGTTCCTGACACAGATGCAGATGTGTTTTGGATGCTGTGTTCCTACCTGTGGCCCAGCTTGAACCGTGGTCATGGTTGTGCTGGTGTTGTGGTCCTGTCTCTGGCTGCGCCTGTGTCGTGGGTCTtggttgcactgatgctgtgatcctttTCAACAccaccttctactgccattattattagtcGTGcctccaataataataatatacaccTGTGACTGTTATCGCCACTTACATAAACTGCAGTATTTGCAAGTAATATTACATGCTatcatatattacatttattagtTTTGATATCTGTCACTATTACTGTATGTTTtgattgttaccattattgttgctgtgcatcttcccccctttctctctttcccttctctctctctctctttctttcttatgtatcattttgtcctctgctgtaatttaattgtttttaaacgacatctattgcacgtctgtccatcctggaagagtgATCCCCCCTCAGTTGCTCCTCCTGagatttcaacctttttttcccccattatagggttttttgtgggagtttttccttagtcagTGTGAAGGTCTAAgaacagagggatgtcatatacTGTGAAGCCCTCTGCAGGCAGACTTTGTACCACCAAAACAGATAAATGTcgcaaagtaaaacaaagtaaagcCGCGTCTTTGTAATGGCTCAACCCCAAAACATGTCATTCACATTATCGCTTTGTGTCAGTTTAAACTGTCAACCCCCATTGACTTTCAACAAAGACTAAATGGACAAGAGAGGGCAGAGAGGTTGACATACACACTGAAAAACTGGCGTGTGACCAATGAATCCTACGCACGAGTGTGAAATATGATAGAGAGCCAAGCAAGAGCACCTGGCAGGCAGACGGACAGATTCAGGACTTTACTAGCGATGAGAAAAATGAGCCCCgtgctgcacaaacacaagttCACTTTAATTTCTGGCTTGTTACACTGACAGgggggacagatggacagacaggcaGGTGAAGGGGACGCGGTTTCTATTCAGAGATGACAAAAGGTTTCAAATGACATCGACTGTCCTCATGTGGAGGTCATGTGGATAATGTTGCTGTTGATGCAACATTACAGTATTGCAGAatgtttaataacaaaaaaaaagcatcacgTGTTTCCTgcacaaagctgaaaataagTCAGAACAGAGAGCTCGGTGAGGATTTGCGTGTCACTCAGACTGAATCGATTGAAAGCATGTTGTTCAAAACATCTGTCTCGTTTATTGAGTATTTAACACTATCTGCCCTGCCTTCTGTCAAAACCTCTCGAGAGATTTACAACGACTCCTTAAGACTCTGCCATTGCCCGTTTGGATATTTAATCTAAGAGGATGCGTGGGCGAGTTTAGACAAGCTTCTTCCACCGCCGGATGACAAGGTAAACTCACTTTAATGCTtttaaacagttatttaaataaGCCAAAAATCATGTAGGAATTGCTACACCTTGATTTCTAGATAGGTGCTGATAAGTTTAAGTAAGAAGTTTATAAATTAAACCCTGTTATGAGTACCTGTTATTATCCTGTTATGTTATTGCCATAGTTaaagttttattgttgttttcattagtAGTTGTCCTAGTAGAAAGTACAACCTTCACAATCAATACGTATACTTCATTGTGGATTACATTTAACTGTTAGCAGCATTTCTTGTCAGATCATGATagttgaatgttaaaaaaattgtttaaaccTGATAAAACTGGTAATATCTCATCATTATCATGTTTTCTACCAGAGGCCATATGGGAACGTGAGAAGGAGGCTCTGTAACTCGGGAGGCGTTGGATGAGCTCGTAGCGCCTGCCGCCATGGAACCTCCCTGCCCTACGGTGAGCAATGTTGATGTCAAAAAGTGGGTGGCGCTTCTTATTCGTCCTCCCTGTGTGGTTGCTGTTGCTCACTGCTTGTGCTTTGAGGGAATCGGTGTGTTACAGCATCTGTCGGCTGAAGGATGTTTTTGTGCAACAGCAGaagaaagtgcagaaaaaacagtttgcaaAAGGGAAGTGTAATTTAATCAGTGAGTTTAAACCACAGAGGATTTCAGTGTTAAATGTTGTggctgctctctgattggtttGTTGTGAAACGCTCGCCTCCTCCCCTGCCGTGTCAAGTCCAAGGAGTCATCCAAGATTAGCACTTGTCTTTTGATTAGTGAGGCTGGAAACAATCCAGACATTTCAATTAAGTCTGTAGTATTTAGTCCGCACTGTTCATCTATGAGGGTGATTCTCCTGGCTGATCTCCTGTGTTGCATAATCTCCTTAGTGGAGTAGCAGTCCTCAGAGTCAGCTGCAGGCCAAATCCTCTGAGTGAAGGCAAGTCTGCACTTAGAGAGGACAGaatttttaataatcaaaattTACTAACAGACCAGCTGATTTAAAGTCACACTTTACTCAAAAATGTATTCTGCTTGTTACTTCACTTGGATGTTTGaccttcactgtgcagaatgatgTCTGTGCAGAATTTGATAGTAGAAGGCTGTTGAAGGAGGaaagtttctctgttttcacCTTAAACCTGAATTTTGGATGTGTACGTATAGGGCCAGGTGTCGTCTAAAAAGTAACAATATCAGAaccaataccagtacccttTAAGTGATAGAGTTCCTCATTTAATACACATAATGTAAATGGAGTGGCTTGTAGTTGACAGACGTAATGCCCTACAAATCAAAGTTGAACTGGCCTCATCATTTTTCAGCAAACCAAGGACACGGTGAAGCATCAAGCAATCATATGCTTTTGCGTTTTTTCTCACTTTGGTTCTGTGTTATTTAGCCGAGTTAGCTGGAGCTTTGCTCACTTTCTGTGTATTGCGTAGCACATAGACATGCAGTGGTGAACATGttatccaaaaaaaagcttttttttttactaaatctaaacttaaataataatacattttatttatagagcgcttTTTACAATACTCAAAGATGCTTAACAGAGACATAAACAAAGTGAGGTTTGATCATTTTGACACATGATGCACTGTTGCAAGTAGCAGATGCATGCTTGAGCAACACTTCAATGGCGACATGGCAAAAATGTAGCTGGCAATGCTATTGCTTCATTGCTTGTagtgtaaaaacagacatgGCAGCAACAGGAAGTGTGCTCATCTGGCACACATTTGTGACAGTCTAGCATCAAACCCCCGGCACAAAAAGAGTCAAATGTAGATATGTTTTGACTGGATTCAGGCAGCCTCTTAGAGGCACTACATTGTGTGCGTATGAGCAGGACGTTGTGATATCACAGCTAGTCTGGAAGTTAATCATTTGTATAATGTGTAATTTACAACAGTGTGATGTGAATCCTTGAAACCTCCAGTGCTCAAAGACTGAGGGTGGACTTTTCAATGGAGACATATTGTGTCAAAAAGAACTACTGAAATGAGTATcagtttttgcatatttataaaTTCTGGATTTTTCAGTGAGGGAAGGAATAAGAATAAGAACATAActaggtaaaagaaaaaagtgaaaccaTAGACAAACTCCATCGCAGAGTATTTTTCTGCAAACGTCAGGTTAATCAAACCCATGTAAATATAGTGAACCATTTACAGTTTACTCtgttatattatgttatgtAACACATTTCTAAAGGATGTGTAAAACTCAGGAGGTAAAGGGCAGAGTGCAGCTTTTTTTATGACACTGCAGAGTTTTTGATTTGTCATGTGAGTTTTTAGGCGCTATTGCCTTCATTTTATAGTGATAGTGACGAGAGGACAGGAAATGatgggagagggaggaaggatgACATGAAACAAAGGTCGGCACTGAACTGTGTAAAAATGCTCGTGTTGCTACAGTATGCTGCTGCGTCTGCCTGGACCGTCTTTACTCACATCCAAAACTGCTAAATTCAGTCcatttttgtgaattaaaatCGATGATGCAGAAACTGGTCGCTCCCTCTGGATGTCAGtgttttagtgtattttagAATTTTGATTTGTCTGATTGAATTATTGTTTtggatttgtcttttttagctCTGTGGTGTATTCTGATGgtttagtgtttttacagtttccacTTTCACACTGGATCCCTCACCTGTGATTTAGAAACCCTGATCCCTCCGCTGCAGGTGTGTGACACTCAATCTGAACCTGTGAACTTGTGGCACTCTGATGTTTTCAGTGAACATGTGTCCATGTTTGCAGCTGCGTGGGGGTTTTCTTTACTGTGGCTGTTGCGTCCTTGATGCTCCTGACCCAACCTTGTATGTTATTTGCAATGAGGAGAACCTCTGCTGCAATATATAGGATTACTAGACTGGAATAACCAGCTGCCTTTACAACTGCTATAAGATTACCAGGCTGGAATATCTAATCCGTGCTACGTGACATGCACTTTGAAATCCTGTCACCCTTATTGGATGAACATATGGGCCTCTGAGTTCAAATTACGAAGATCATGTGCACGCTATCATGTGCAACAGAGAGTGAGGGGAACACTTGTCCGGAAAACTTTTACAGGCACTCAATCAGAAAGTCAGACAAAAGATCTGCACACTGAGAACTACCAGGATAGTTAATTCAACAGAACAATGTTTCAATCTTCATCAGACCATAACCAAATTTCTATGACCATCCACATATAGGCACGCCACTCAAGTGACTGTGATGAACGTATATGACTGAAAGTCAGTCTACTCTCAGactggaccaatcagagcagagctggaTAACACTGTGTGATGCTCCCAAACAGGGGACAAAGCACGTCTCTGTATGGAAACAGGGCCGCTTATAAGAGGGGAAAAAGGGGAAAGCATAATGCGGTCTAGCCACCATGCTGGTAAGGCTAGCAAAAATCATGTTCATCCTAAcaacccgttctcattccgaactcgtcaaatagcgcCGCTCTTTTAGTGCTTTCGGCGTACGAGTGAGACGCCAAAAGCCCACTTCcgcatccacatgcaatgcgTATGGAGTCATCagaagataaagttttcagacaGAGCCAGAGTCGAACACCTGAAACTCTCTgagacagcgtcaggtaataacgctgccgcTAACCACGTAATATAAGCAGCGTACCAGTAAGGCCGGGCGATTGGGGACGTAAATGGGTCCCACAACCAACTGACCTTCATGCGGGAGTTTGGAGTTTGCTTCctatgtaggtgtgtgtgtgtgtgtgtgtgtgtgtgtgtgtgtgtgtgtgtgtgttgttttttttgtctacacTTTACCACATACCTCTTTGTCTAAACCTAACGTGTGCCTAAACCCAAACATCGTGACCGtccacgctgttgtgttaacatAGGAACCGTTCTACAAATGAACACTGTATTTATAGTAAAATATAGctggtttcatttattttatttgagtttaTAATCATGCAGTGTAATaacaaaaagagaggaagattttaatgttattaaaaacaaatcatacaGGATACCCTTACACTGCATTTCCAGGCACCAGTTAAactaaataacacattttcaatgTAGTACTCTACCTGTAATGAAGTATTTTCACTCTGTGTTAATGATACTTTTGCTGAACACTGCACTTCAGGTCAGTCCCCAAAGtgttgaagttattttttttcctgaacaaATATTGCTATATCAGGTGTTCATAGCTCAAAGTTGAGCTCTGTTAAAGCAGGAGGTGTTCATACTGATGCAGTGTCAGTgtagttcacacacacacacacacacacacacacacgcatgctgATGGAGAAACTGCTTTGTCAACACAGTCTGTTAACGGGTAAGGTGACAGTGTCATCGGGGGGAGGACTGGATGCGGGGGGCGGTGGATGATGGATGAAGGGCTGTGTGGAAGGACAGAAGGAGGGACGTTATCCCTCTGGTCCCCTGTCAGGACTCCTGAGACGAGTGACACTGCAGTAGCTGCAGTCCAGCTCATCCTGAAGCTCATATCTCACCCTGTTACctcccttttcccttttttactGACACAAATCGTTTCGCGGGGGAATGAATCGATTATTTACCCTCTCAGTGTGACTCGTGTAGTCTGTGATCGTCCCCCTCGCTGTCgatcttcctgtctgtcttcgCCTGTAGCTGATTCTATTATGAAGTGTTTAAGTGGAGGGTCATGCCTCAGCTGACTGCATTCCCAATGACACGTTCAAGACATTGCAGGAAAGAAAAAGATCCCTATATATATCGAGTATGTTGAgtcagctgtgtttctgtgtgaatgtgcaccTGGCTGCGTCCCTGCACATGTGCACAAAGCAAACCTGGATGTATGTGTCAGGTACAAACATGTGAAGTTTAAATTCATTGATGCACGTGTGCATGATTTCCCCGTGAGGACGCATAATGAGATTCCTGGAGGTTGACGGTGTGTTTGATGATGTATAGCAAAGCGAAGTCTTAGAACGGTCTCGTGTGACCTTGAAGCCATGTGCCCGTGCCTGCAGTGGTGCTCTGCTCACGCCGCAATGTTACCGCGGACCAGCCAACTCCaggctgcagcaggaggagagtgaGGTGAGGGAATCATTTCTGACTTCAGGCAGCTGGTTCTCTATCATGTAACACAATATTCAACCTATGTTGCCAAATTGGCCGCCCTTCTGAAAAAGTGCAAGATGAACTTTGATTAAAGTTCGCGCTCCTCGAGAGAATTGGGCTGGAACTAAAAGGGAAGTGCAGCCTTACTGTAATTGGAATTTAACCTTTTAATTAGGCgtgtcactgtttttcaaagCCACAGAGCAACTGTATTAATCTGACAAACCTTCAATAGCTGGCAGGCGCAGAGGTGCTGGAGTTGGCAGGGACGacagaaatgaataaacaaacacatctgcAGGAATTTCTTGGAAAGGGGCTGTTTCCACTCTATAACACTTTTACAAATCTATACTTAACACCTCTAGGGGGAAATTTGAGCCCAGAATAAATTACTTCTTGAAAACTTCAAGTATTTATCAATGAAATTGATTCTAGTGCTGTGCCTTAGTCTTGTTTTTCCAAAGAACTGGCATATTATGGATTATTTTTAGctcaaacagaaaaggaaaattttaccctttgaaacctggagcggcaccactttttttgtgctgctttcggacgcctttcgcaagtatttaaacctttgaaccctggacAAATTGctatgatttcttttaaaaacatgggggaaaaaggcaatgaggaaaaaaaatagtagatttataaaatacattttgaaaagctagggaaaaactatattcatcatccaaaatgatatatttgaATTTATGTTGAATTATAATATCTTTTAAGGATttcttccaggtcatttccttctttttttgtatcttcttttttctattttttttgtattttcaggtaattttcttttacttttttactaatttcttaccgTTTTTCAGTAAGTTCTTCTTCtgtggctcattgcctttttccatcaagtcaatttgctcgggtttcaaagattttcaaAGATTTCGAGAAAGATTTggaaaaacatttcttacagtTAAACATTTAACAGAATATAATAGCAGGTGAAATAACTTCACGTCATTGTGTACCACCAAGGatgtaaacaagaaaaaagctgAATCCCCTGGGCAGATGTGCGCTGCTGCAGGTATTGAGAGCTGTGACAAGTGCCGTAAGAGGGGAAGAATACAGTATAATCCCCAAGGTGAGGGTGGATTGGATGATCCTGCATGTGGATGCTTACTCTGCAGGAACGAGGGGGGAAAGAGTGGGTCCCACTCTCCCTCTTGCCACGTCAAACAGTGATTGGCTCCTGCAGGGTAAATCTCCTATCAGGGAGCTACCTATAATACCTCAGTCATTCCACtgacggaggaggagggagcagggAGAACAAAGCCAGGTGACCCCCACATTCAAAACACAGTGAGTTTCCTGcctcttgtttgtgtttgtctctgtttgtgtgtacgtGCGCGTGTGTAAGTTTGTGTGGGTACCGCTGACATCTCTGGTTTCCGATGAGGTGTTAAATTACCCAATGGGAGCTTTAATAGAGCTACAGACACTCTTGATTGTGAGTCTGGATGAGAGAGAGATTGAAGGGGGAGCAGAGCGGAGCTGCCGGGCAGGGTAGAGAGGGGCAAAACAACTTCTGCAGAGCCGGGGACTCGGGTGAGTGGTGCAGACATCTGCGCACAGCTGGATCCAAACTTTACACTTAATTAAAGAGacatttgcatgtatttgtggTGCTTTCAGTGATGTggatgtgttgtgtgtttggatgTTAGTTCAGTGGGAAGATTTTAGCAGCAATTTACCAACAAGAAGTTGCTTTTAGAAACAATTAAAAGTCTAGATCTAACAGCGCTTTTCTGTCCTCTGCATCTTCAACTGTCCTTCCTCTTGGACTCAGTAACCCCTCTATGCTGACATGGCGAAAtcaatacatgtattttttgcacAAGCCGCTTCCTTTGATAAGTATAAAATCCTATATCCTGGACTGTTACGTTATCTGCTCCAATGTGAGTGGAAATAGAAGCAGATGAGTCTCTGTGAGTGCGCAGGGCCTTTGGTGTCAAGTGGACACAGAGGTTGCAGCTTAAAAGCGTGTGTTTGGATTTGGTTACCTGTCCGAACCAGACAAATGGAATGATAAACAGCTGCTTAGAGATAAAGTAAACGTGATGCTGATCAACTACCCCAAACAGGGTTGGGTTTGATTAACCAAAACAGTAGTTAGAAACTGACGTTTTGTTTGATGAGTTTCTGCTTTCAGTCTGAAGTGACGGCTCAGATGTTTTTTCCGTTAGGAAATTAAACAGTTTTGTTGCACATGATCAGCAATAATACCACCTATACCTTGTGTAAGCACTTTCACAAACTTgcagagcttgttttttttgtacataggAGAaaattgaggggaaaaaataactGTACAAGCACAGTATCAGATGGCCAGTGCTCTGCTGATGCAAACACGAGCTGACAGGAAAATCTCTTtactcacaaaaatgtattgcactatttaacaaaaatataacacaacTCTGCTTTTTTCACCCTTCTTGTGCAGATTACACAGAGGACTGAATCCAAACTGATTGCCTGAATGAGAACCAGGAGGACGGAGGCCACGCCAGGATCTTCAGTGTGGCGCTGGTTGTGGTGTCCCCTCTGCCTCCTGCACTCTGCTGATAGACGGAGTTGTGGCTAGACGGGCAATGGAGGTGCCGCTTGTTAATTTCGAGAACATGGATGATGTCGGCATCAACTTGGGAGACCCGAGTGACTCCGGGTACCCGACTTCGCCCCCTTCAGAGGCTCCAGATCAGAATCTTTTAACCCACCGCTTGAGTTCTCCTCACCAGTCGCCACACAGAGGACGACGTGCACATTCATCCGGTCAAGACGGGTTGTCACCGTCCACTCCTCCAACTCTCACGACCAAAGCAAACTCGAGCAGCGGCAGTTTGATCTCTAATCTCAAGCTCCTCATCAACAGCGAGTCTCCTACTGACAGCGTCTTCAGCAAGATGGCGAAGGACTGCTACGAGAATGAAGATTTGTTTGAGAAGCACTGCTTTgaagaaaaagatgagaaagTCGTCATCAATATTTCAGGGCTCATGTTCGAGACCCAGCTCAGCACCCTGAATAAGTTCCCAGAGACGCTGCTTGGTGACCCCATGAAGAGGATAAGCTACTTTGACCCGATGAAAAATGAGTACTTCTTTGACAGGAACCGCCCGTCTTTTGATGGCATACTGTACTACTATCAGTCAGGAGGGAGAATCCGCAGACCGGCCAATGTCCCCTTAGATGTTTTTGCGAATGAAATTGTTTTCTACGAGTTGGGTCATGAAGCAATGGAGCAGTTCCGCGAAGACGAGGGTTTTATCAAAGAGCCGGAGGTCCTTTTGCCTACCAACGAACTCCAACGACAATTCTGGCTCCTGTTTGAATACCCGGAAAGCTCCAGTGCAGCCAGATCTGTAGCACTGGTCTCTGTGTTTGTCATCGTCATTTCCATCGTCATCTTCTGCCTAGAGACTCTGCCAGAGTTCAGAGATGACAATGACTTTCCTTCAGGTTTAACCCAACTCATCAACGGGACCCAAGACGGTTCCGCCCCTCATCCCGCCACAAAAGACGTGTTTGCTTATTTAACAGACCCCTTTTTCATTGTGGAGACTATTTGTATCATTTGGTTCTGCTTTGAAGTCTGTGTCCGTTTCGTGGTGTGCCCAAGCAAAAGTGACTTCTTCAATAACATCATGAACATCATTGACATCGTCTCTATTATTCCCTACTTTGTAACTCTCGGAACAGAGCTGGCTACGACCCCCGATGACGATATCAACTCCAGTCAGAACATGTCCCTGGCAATCCTAAGAATCATCCGTCTTGTGAgagttttcagaatttttaagcTCTCTCGACACTCAAAAGGACTTCAGATCTTGGGGCAGACCTTGAAGGCCAGTATGAGGGAGCTTGGACTGCTCATCTT
This DNA window, taken from Plectropomus leopardus isolate mb chromosome 2, YSFRI_Pleo_2.0, whole genome shotgun sequence, encodes the following:
- the LOC121950871 gene encoding potassium voltage-gated channel subfamily A member 10; amino-acid sequence: MEVPLVNFENMDDVGINLGDPSDSGYPTSPPSEAPDQNLLTHRLSSPHQSPHRGRRAHSSGQDGLSPSTPPTLTTKANSSSGSLISNLKLLINSESPTDSVFSKMAKDCYENEDLFEKHCFEEKDEKVVINISGLMFETQLSTLNKFPETLLGDPMKRISYFDPMKNEYFFDRNRPSFDGILYYYQSGGRIRRPANVPLDVFANEIVFYELGHEAMEQFREDEGFIKEPEVLLPTNELQRQFWLLFEYPESSSAARSVALVSVFVIVISIVIFCLETLPEFRDDNDFPSGLTQLINGTQDGSAPHPATKDVFAYLTDPFFIVETICIIWFCFEVCVRFVVCPSKSDFFNNIMNIIDIVSIIPYFVTLGTELATTPDDDINSSQNMSLAILRIIRLVRVFRIFKLSRHSKGLQILGQTLKASMRELGLLIFFLFIGVILFSSAIYFAEVDEPQTQFVSIPDGFWWAVVTMTTVGYGDMCPITMGGKMVGTLCAIAGVLTIALPVPVIVSNFNYFYHRETEQEEKQVMDAAAEAAQKMSAANKYGSTPSLNKSNGTWQNEKSGTHC